The stretch of DNA CACCATGAAGGTGATCGCCAAGTACACCAAGGAAAAAGATCCCGACATCGTCGACCGCACCTACGAATTTTATCGCCGCGCCGGCTTCAAGCGCGAGCTGATGATTTCCGAACCGGGCATGCAAGGCATTTTGGATTTCATGTCCGAAACCGTCCCGGAAGCGAAGAAGGCCACGCCTGGGCAATTCTTCGACGACCGCTTCGTGCGCCAGTTGAATAACGTAAGATAACAAACGTTTTGGGTCGGGCGTTTGGCGGACCACACAGAAGTTTCTACGACTTGACTTACAGCCGCCCATTCATCTTAATGCACCCATCAGCGAGCAAACCCCAAACACTGGACTCCAAACTCTAAACTAACCAAGGAGCCTCTCGTGGCCAAATATAATTTACGCGTCAACGGCAAAGCCAACGCCGTCGAAGCCGATGCCGACATGCCGTTGCTCTATGCGCTGCGCAACGATTTGCAATTGAACGGTCCGAAATTCGGCTGCGGCCTCGGCCAGTGCGGCGCTTGCACCGTCATAGTCGACGGCAATCCGGTGCGCTCCTGCCAGATGCCCATGAGCGCCGTCGGCAACCGCAACGTCACAACGATTGAAGCCTTGGGCAACACCAAGAAGATGCACAAGATCCAGCAGGCGTTTGTCGACGAGCAAGCGGTGCAGTGCGGTTACTGCATCAACGGCATGGTGATGACGACCAAAGCCTTGCTCGACAAGAATCCGAAACCCAACGACACCCAGATCAAAGAAGCGCTGGCGGGAAACCTGTGCCGCTGCGGCACGCATATTCGCATCCTGCGCGCGGTCAAACGGGCGTCGGGCCAAGCGGCGT from Deltaproteobacteria bacterium encodes:
- a CDS encoding (2Fe-2S)-binding protein; translated protein: MPLLYALRNDLQLNGPKFGCGLGQCGACTVIVDGNPVRSCQMPMSAVGNRNVTTIEALGNTKKMHKIQQAFVDEQAVQCGYCINGMVMTTKALLDKNPKPNDTQIKEALAGNLCRCGTHIRILRAVKRASGQAA